A genomic stretch from Malus domestica chromosome 15, GDT2T_hap1 includes:
- the LOC139192000 gene encoding secreted RxLR effector protein 161-like, whose amino-acid sequence MGSLLYLTVTRPDIMYAASLLARFMHCSTNRHYGTANRVLRYIKGTLDYGLEYIKGTLDYGLEYVKGRRACLIGYCDSDWGGSLEGSKSTSGYAYSFGSGMFSWASVKQNYVALSTVEAEYISASKATTQVVWLRFVSKDFGELQTEATPLHCDNTFAIAITKNSVFHQKNKHIDRRYHFIKDAL is encoded by the coding sequence ATGGGAAGCCTTCTATACCTCACTGTAACAAGGCCTGACATAATGTATGCAGCAAGTCTATTGGCTAGATTTATGCACTGTTCTACTAATAGACACTATGGAACTGCAAATAGGGTACTCAGATATATCAAGGGAACCTTGGATTATGGCCTAGAGTACATCAAGGGAACCTTGGATTATGGCTTAGAGTATGTGAAGGGCAGAAGAGCTTGTTTAATTGGCtactgtgatagtgattggggtGGTTCATTGGAGGGCAGCAAGAGTACATCAGGATATGCATATTCCTTTGGTAGTGGTATGTTCTCTTGGGCTTCAGTTAAGCAAAACTATGTTGCACTTTCAACTGTAGAGGCTGAATACATAAGTGCATCAAAAGCGACAACTCAAGTTGTATGGCTGAGGTTTGTTTCGAAGGATTTTGGAGAATTGCAAACTGAAGCAACTCCTCTTCACTGTGATAACACTTTTGCCATTGCCATTACAAAGAACTCTGTGtttcatcaaaagaacaagcacaTTGACAGGAGGTACCATTTTATCAAAGATGCATTGTAG
- the LOC103416354 gene encoding V-type proton ATPase subunit G-like, whose product MDSVRGQGGIQMLLTAEQDAQHIVNNARNSKMARLRQAKEEADREVQLYRTNMEAEHQKKISDSSGSSGSNVKRLEEETDTKIKNLKESASKVQSDIVGMLIKYVTTVKT is encoded by the exons ATGGATTCGGTTAGAGGACAAGGAGGCATCCAGATGTTGCTAACAGCAGAACAGGATGCTCAACACATTGTGAACAATGCTAGAAACT CAAAGATGGCACGCTTGAGACAAGCTAAAGAAGAAGCTGATAGGGAAGTGCAACTCTATCGCACGAATATGGAGGCTGagcaccaaaagaaaatttcaGAT TCAAGTGGGAGTTCTGGGTCCAATGTGAAAAGGCTTGAAGAGGAAACTGATACAAAAATTAAGAACTTGAAAGAGTCAGCCTCAAAGGTCCAGTCGGATATTGTCGGCATGCTTATTAAGTATGTCACAACTGTGAAAACTTGA